One region of Miscanthus floridulus cultivar M001 chromosome 19, ASM1932011v1, whole genome shotgun sequence genomic DNA includes:
- the LOC136526337 gene encoding uncharacterized protein, translating into MLARGFANVSTYTLTLMPWTPDYGSTTVPLHTQVSSDPINDHKLTGSTVLSPSQRLSTPYWVSAYGQDLLVPSIAHIGVKKITQHGDLLNIWLLWYETYTEEMLGRMSPLEERASQRRGSSDLATAHREEVREQYYAYAGYDDEATSRPRDLTDL; encoded by the exons ATGCTTGCCAGAGGCTTCGCTAATGTTTCCACCTACACACTGACACTCATGCCATGGACCCCAGACTACGGTTCCACAACGGTGCCTCTGCACACTCAGGTCAGCTCCGATCCCATCAACGATCATAAACTTACCGGATCAACTGTCCTATCTCCCAGTCAACGTCTGTCAAc gccataCTGGGTCTCCGCCTATGGACAAGATCTGCTTGTCCCCAGCATAGCACACATAGGTGTCAAGAAAATAACTCAGCATGGTGATCTCCTAAACATTTGGCTGCTATGGTACGAAACATACACAGAAGAAATGCTTGGGAGAATGTCCCCGCttgaagaaagagcatctcaacgCCGAG GATCATCAGACCTTGCTACCGCGCACCGAGAGGAAGTCCGCGAGCAATACTACGCCTACGCAG GTTACGACGACGAGGCAACCTCCCGGCCACGAG atctaaccgacttgtaa